A genomic segment from Blastococcus sp. PRF04-17 encodes:
- a CDS encoding PadR family transcriptional regulator produces the protein MSIRHGLLALLERGPSHGYQLRAEFDAATGAAWPLNVGQVYTTLDRLERDGLVAQDGDPDPEGRIAYRITDDGRRALTSWFRSPVSAKSAPRDELSIKLALAVSTPGVDVLGVVQTQRTATMTALQELTRLKARATDPDADLAWSLVLDSLVFRAEAEIRWLDHCEARVARAATRRPVTSPVPSADVTKAVRP, from the coding sequence ATGTCCATCCGACACGGTCTTCTCGCGCTCCTGGAGCGCGGTCCCAGCCACGGCTACCAGCTGCGCGCGGAGTTCGACGCCGCCACCGGGGCGGCCTGGCCGCTGAACGTCGGGCAGGTCTACACGACCCTCGACCGGCTCGAGCGCGACGGGCTCGTCGCCCAGGACGGCGATCCCGACCCCGAGGGACGGATCGCCTACCGGATCACCGACGACGGTCGGCGGGCGCTGACGTCGTGGTTTCGCTCTCCCGTCAGTGCGAAGAGCGCGCCTCGTGACGAGCTCTCGATCAAGCTCGCGCTGGCGGTCTCTACTCCAGGTGTCGACGTCCTGGGCGTCGTGCAGACCCAGCGCACCGCGACCATGACCGCGCTGCAGGAGCTGACCCGGCTCAAGGCCAGGGCCACCGATCCCGACGCCGACCTCGCCTGGTCGCTGGTCCTCGACTCGCTGGTGTTCCGGGCCGAGGCCGAGATCCGCTGGCTGGACCACTGCGAGGCACGCGTCGCCCGCGCGGCCACCCGGCGCCCCGTCACCTCGCCGGTCCCGTCCGCTGACGTCACGAAGGCAGTCCGGCCGTGA
- a CDS encoding ABC transporter ATP-binding protein, whose product MSAPVLLLSGVTREHRQGEAVVHALRGVDLTVHAGELVAVMGPSGSGKSTLLHLAGGLDRPTSGSVHVEGRDLAGLRPADVAAVRRRSAGYVFQDLNLIPALTAVENVALPRELDGVGGRRARAEAQAALDELGVGELAGRFPDDMSGGQQQRVAIARALVGPRRLLLADEPTGALDSATGEEILRVLRARCEAGAAGVLVTHDARHAAWADRVVFLRDGVVVDQSGPAAGVESLLSPGGAR is encoded by the coding sequence GTGAGTGCCCCGGTGCTGCTGCTCTCCGGCGTCACCCGCGAGCACCGGCAGGGCGAGGCCGTCGTGCACGCGCTGCGCGGGGTCGACCTGACCGTGCACGCCGGCGAGCTGGTGGCCGTCATGGGGCCGTCCGGCTCGGGCAAGTCGACGCTGCTGCACCTGGCCGGCGGGCTGGACCGGCCCACCTCCGGCTCGGTCCACGTCGAGGGCCGGGACCTCGCCGGCCTGCGTCCGGCCGACGTCGCCGCCGTCCGCAGGCGCAGCGCCGGGTACGTCTTCCAGGACCTCAACCTCATCCCCGCGCTCACCGCGGTGGAGAACGTCGCGCTCCCGCGCGAGCTCGACGGGGTCGGTGGGCGGCGGGCCCGCGCCGAGGCGCAAGCCGCGCTCGACGAGCTCGGCGTCGGCGAGCTGGCCGGGCGCTTCCCCGACGACATGTCCGGTGGCCAGCAGCAACGCGTGGCCATCGCGCGCGCCCTCGTCGGTCCCCGCCGGCTGCTGCTGGCCGACGAGCCGACCGGCGCGCTCGACTCCGCCACGGGTGAGGAGATCCTGCGCGTGCTGCGCGCCCGGTGCGAGGCAGGAGCGGCCGGCGTCCTGGTCACGCACGACGCCCGACACGCCGCCTGGGCCGATCGCGTCGTGTTCCTGCGCGACGGTGTCGTGGTCGACCAGTCCGGCCCCGCGGCCGGCGTCGAGTCGCTGCTGTCGCCCGGCGGCGCGCGGTGA
- a CDS encoding MFS transporter: MSPRSVFSPYVRLFAVPGSAWFSFAGWLARLPMPILGLGAVLLVEGATGSYAVAGAVAGTLALAGSLVSPQWARAMDRRGQGAVLRVAFTGYLFFGVSFVAAVVLGAPQWSWFVLAGLTGACGPNVGSAVRSRWAHALDADTRQTAFAFESVVDEVVFVVGPPLVTLLATLINPPVGFLTGVVIGFLGGTWLSRLRDTEPPVHRVDDGVPRRRSALGNVTVVLVAVVYLAVGAVFGAMDVVVVAYAQAEGAPALAGLALAVYALGSLVAGLVYGVIRLPGSLAARYIGCAVFFAVAAQLLLAVDSLVSLVAVGFVAGLAIAPVLVSGMSLVESRVARSALTEALTWVVTGLTLGVTVGSAVSGAAVDAWGAETAFAVPAAAAGLAGVLAVAGARWLRSAGGPVAELPQDGTVRIEHRAVG; the protein is encoded by the coding sequence GTGTCACCCCGCAGCGTGTTCAGTCCCTACGTCCGGTTGTTCGCCGTTCCCGGATCGGCCTGGTTCTCCTTCGCCGGCTGGCTCGCCCGCCTGCCGATGCCGATCCTCGGCCTGGGGGCCGTCCTCCTCGTCGAGGGCGCGACCGGCAGCTACGCGGTCGCCGGTGCGGTCGCCGGCACCCTCGCGCTGGCCGGCTCGCTGGTCAGCCCGCAGTGGGCGCGGGCCATGGACCGCCGCGGACAGGGCGCCGTCCTGCGGGTCGCCTTCACCGGCTACCTCTTCTTCGGCGTCTCCTTCGTCGCCGCGGTGGTCCTGGGAGCGCCCCAGTGGTCCTGGTTCGTCCTGGCCGGGCTGACCGGTGCGTGCGGCCCGAACGTGGGCTCGGCCGTCCGGTCGCGGTGGGCCCACGCGCTCGACGCCGACACGCGGCAGACCGCGTTCGCCTTCGAGTCCGTCGTCGACGAGGTCGTCTTCGTCGTCGGCCCGCCCCTGGTCACGCTGCTCGCCACGCTGATCAACCCGCCGGTCGGGTTCCTCACCGGCGTCGTCATCGGCTTCCTGGGCGGCACGTGGCTGTCGCGGCTCCGCGACACCGAGCCGCCCGTGCACCGGGTCGACGACGGCGTGCCCCGCCGCCGCTCGGCCCTCGGCAACGTCACCGTCGTCCTGGTCGCCGTCGTCTACCTGGCGGTCGGGGCGGTGTTCGGTGCCATGGACGTCGTCGTCGTGGCCTACGCCCAGGCGGAGGGCGCCCCGGCGCTGGCCGGGCTCGCTCTCGCCGTCTACGCCTTGGGCAGCCTCGTGGCCGGACTGGTCTACGGCGTCATCCGGCTGCCCGGCAGCCTCGCCGCCCGGTACATCGGCTGCGCGGTGTTCTTCGCCGTGGCCGCGCAGCTCCTGCTCGCGGTGGACTCGCTGGTCAGCCTCGTCGCGGTCGGCTTCGTCGCCGGCCTGGCCATCGCGCCGGTGCTCGTCTCCGGCATGTCGCTGGTCGAGTCGCGGGTCGCGCGCTCGGCCCTGACCGAAGCGCTGACCTGGGTCGTCACGGGACTCACCCTGGGCGTCACCGTCGGGTCCGCGGTCTCCGGCGCGGCCGTCGACGCCTGGGGAGCGGAGACCGCGTTCGCCGTCCCCGCCGCCGCGGCCGGCCTGGCCGGCGTGCTGGCGGTGGCCGGCGCGCGATGGCTCCGGTCGGCCGGCGGCCCGGTCGCCGAGCTTCCGCAGGACGGAACCGTCCGGATAGAGCACCGCGCCGTCGGGTAG
- a CDS encoding aldo/keto reductase, translating into MTEPASGVPTIALNNGVEIPQLGFGVFQIPPADTVRATRTALEVGYRHIDTAQMYGNEREVGTAVRESGLDRAEVFVTSKLNNNQLERDGILRSFDTSLAEMGFDYLDLFLVHWPLPGVSDYVQRWKAMEEIYASGRAKAIGVSNFQQHHLRTLFAETEVRPAVNQIEVHPYLTQEDLRAFDAEHEIVTEAWAPIAKGQVADDPAIKEIAAGLGRTPAQVTLRWHIQRGDVVFPKSVTRSRVEENFDIFGFELDESAMAAISGLNRDERTGPDPDSFNYIPG; encoded by the coding sequence GTGACCGAGCCCGCCTCCGGCGTGCCCACCATCGCCCTCAACAACGGCGTCGAGATCCCGCAGCTGGGCTTCGGCGTCTTCCAGATCCCCCCGGCCGACACGGTGCGGGCGACCCGCACGGCGCTCGAGGTCGGCTACCGCCACATCGACACCGCGCAGATGTACGGCAACGAGCGCGAGGTCGGGACCGCGGTCCGCGAGTCGGGCCTCGACCGGGCCGAGGTCTTCGTCACCAGCAAGCTCAACAACAACCAGCTGGAACGCGACGGCATCCTCCGGTCCTTCGACACGAGCCTCGCCGAGATGGGCTTCGACTACCTCGACCTGTTCCTGGTGCACTGGCCGCTGCCCGGCGTCAGCGACTACGTGCAGCGATGGAAGGCGATGGAGGAGATCTACGCCAGCGGCCGCGCGAAGGCCATCGGCGTCTCGAACTTCCAGCAGCACCACCTGCGCACCCTCTTCGCCGAGACGGAGGTGCGCCCAGCGGTCAACCAGATCGAGGTGCACCCCTACCTCACCCAGGAGGACCTGCGTGCCTTCGACGCCGAGCACGAGATCGTCACCGAGGCGTGGGCGCCGATCGCCAAGGGGCAGGTCGCCGACGATCCGGCGATCAAGGAGATCGCGGCCGGCCTGGGACGCACCCCGGCCCAGGTCACGCTGCGCTGGCACATCCAGCGCGGCGACGTGGTCTTCCCGAAGTCGGTGACCCGCAGCCGTGTCGAGGAGAACTTCGACATCTTCGGCTTCGAGCTCGACGAGTCGGCGATGGCGGCGATCTCGGGGCTCAACCGGGACGAGCGCACCGGCCCCGACCCCGACTCGTTCAACTACATCCCGGGCTGA
- the moaA gene encoding GTP 3',8-cyclase MoaA, with translation MTSSPLPDPWVRPADEPAPGTGGLVDRHGRVATDLRVSLTDRCNLRCTYCMPPEGLDWLPKVEVLTDEEIARLVRIGVEQLGIREVRFTGGEPLLRPGLVGIVAAATALTPRPEVSLTTNAIGLARVAPALAAAGLDRINVSLDTLDRDRFRQLTHRDRLDDVLAGLAAAHEAGLTPVKVNAVLLHGINEADAVPLLDFCLEHDYQLRFIEQMPLDAHHAWTRGRMVTAEDILGQLSAAHTLTPDTEERGSAPAERFLVDGGPATVGIIASVTRSFCGACDRTRLTADGQVRNCLFAREESDLRTPMREGATDEELADRWRIATLGKLPGHGIDDPSFLQPSRPMSAIGG, from the coding sequence ATGACCAGCAGTCCGCTGCCCGACCCCTGGGTGCGCCCGGCCGACGAGCCGGCCCCGGGCACGGGCGGGCTGGTCGACCGGCACGGCCGCGTGGCGACCGATCTGCGCGTGTCGCTGACCGATCGGTGCAACCTGCGCTGCACGTACTGCATGCCCCCGGAGGGCCTGGACTGGCTGCCCAAGGTCGAGGTGCTCACCGACGAGGAGATCGCCCGGCTGGTGCGCATCGGCGTCGAGCAGCTCGGCATCCGGGAGGTGCGGTTCACCGGTGGCGAGCCGCTGCTGCGCCCGGGGCTGGTCGGCATCGTGGCCGCCGCGACGGCCCTGACCCCGCGGCCCGAGGTGAGCCTCACGACCAACGCCATCGGGCTGGCCCGTGTCGCCCCGGCGCTGGCAGCCGCGGGGCTGGACCGCATCAACGTCAGCCTCGACACCCTCGACCGGGACAGGTTCCGTCAGCTGACCCACCGCGACCGGCTCGACGACGTCCTCGCCGGTCTGGCCGCCGCCCACGAGGCCGGCCTCACCCCGGTGAAGGTCAACGCCGTCCTGCTGCACGGCATCAACGAGGCCGACGCCGTCCCGCTGCTGGACTTCTGCCTCGAGCACGACTACCAGCTGCGGTTCATCGAGCAGATGCCGCTCGACGCCCACCACGCGTGGACCCGCGGCCGGATGGTCACCGCCGAGGACATCCTCGGGCAGCTATCGGCGGCGCACACGCTGACGCCCGACACCGAGGAGCGCGGCTCCGCCCCGGCCGAGCGGTTCCTGGTCGACGGCGGCCCCGCCACGGTCGGCATCATCGCCTCGGTGACCCGGTCGTTCTGCGGCGCCTGCGACCGCACCCGGCTCACCGCGGACGGTCAGGTGCGCAACTGCCTGTTCGCCCGCGAGGAGTCCGACCTGCGGACGCCGATGCGCGAGGGCGCGACCGACGAGGAGCTCGCCGACCGCTGGCGGATCGCCACGCTCGGCAAGCTGCCCGGCCACGGCATCGACGACCCGAGCTTCCTGCAGCCGTCCCGGCCGATGTCGGCGATCGGAGGCTGA
- a CDS encoding DUF3097 domain-containing protein: MPPRSPYDSLVHPRTVKKPVPQVEAEKDLVVEDPSSGFVGAVVRCEKDVVHLEDRFGKVRGYPLGPGFWVDGRPVVLVRPKHAAPSGPLRSASGSVYVNNARARVARAGRIHVEGKHDAELVEKVWGHDLRIEGVVVEPLHGVDDLPAIVRDFRPGPGRRLGVLVDHLVTGSKESRIAEQVTGAHALVVGHPFVDIWQAVKPSVLGIRAWPTVPKGEDWKTGVCKRLGWEDDTGYVWAQRILARVSSFTDLEPALLGRVEELIDFVTAD, translated from the coding sequence GTGCCTCCCCGTTCCCCGTACGACAGCCTCGTCCATCCCCGCACCGTCAAGAAGCCGGTGCCCCAGGTGGAGGCGGAGAAGGACCTCGTGGTCGAGGACCCCAGCTCCGGCTTCGTCGGCGCGGTCGTCCGGTGCGAGAAGGACGTCGTCCACCTCGAGGACCGGTTCGGCAAGGTGCGCGGCTACCCCCTCGGGCCCGGTTTCTGGGTCGACGGCCGGCCCGTGGTGCTGGTGCGGCCGAAGCACGCCGCGCCGTCCGGCCCGCTGCGCAGCGCGTCGGGCTCGGTGTACGTCAACAACGCCCGCGCCCGGGTGGCCCGTGCCGGCCGCATCCATGTCGAGGGCAAGCACGACGCCGAGCTCGTCGAGAAGGTCTGGGGCCACGACCTGCGCATCGAGGGCGTCGTCGTCGAGCCGCTGCACGGCGTCGACGACCTGCCGGCCATCGTCCGCGACTTCCGGCCCGGCCCGGGACGGCGGCTCGGCGTGCTGGTCGACCACCTGGTGACGGGCTCGAAGGAGTCGCGGATCGCCGAGCAGGTCACCGGCGCACACGCCCTGGTCGTCGGCCACCCGTTCGTCGACATCTGGCAGGCGGTCAAGCCCTCGGTCCTCGGCATCCGCGCCTGGCCGACCGTACCGAAGGGCGAGGACTGGAAGACCGGCGTCTGCAAGCGGCTGGGCTGGGAGGACGACACCGGCTACGTGTGGGCGCAGCGCATCCTCGCCCGCGTCTCCAGCTTCACCGACCTCGAGCCCGCGCTGCTCGGCCGCGTGGAGGAGCTGATCGACTTCGTGACCGCCGACTGA
- a CDS encoding DUF2382 domain-containing protein, with the protein MIGTDTISRVIGQDVYDESGEKIGSAAEVYLDDETGQPEWVTVRTGLFGTKESFVPLRNADLTDDGVRIPVSKERVKDAPKIDTDGHLSPQEEQELYRYYGMGTGMESTTGMESTTGMESTTGMATTGMTSGTDTRGTVGHDTSGPTTDNAMTRSEERLDVGTRSEEVGRARLRKYVVTENVTETVPVSREEVRLEREPITDANIGNAMDGPAISEEEHEVVLHAETPVVAKEAVPVERVRLDKETVTEQATVTEGVRKEQIEMEGDAGTTRDRGI; encoded by the coding sequence ATGATCGGCACCGACACCATCAGCCGCGTGATCGGCCAGGACGTCTACGACGAGTCCGGCGAGAAGATCGGCTCGGCAGCTGAGGTCTATCTGGACGACGAGACCGGCCAGCCGGAATGGGTCACGGTGCGCACCGGCCTGTTCGGCACGAAGGAGTCGTTCGTACCGCTGCGCAACGCCGACCTGACCGACGACGGCGTGCGCATCCCGGTCAGCAAGGAGCGCGTCAAGGACGCCCCCAAGATCGACACCGACGGCCACCTGTCGCCGCAGGAGGAGCAGGAGCTCTACCGCTACTACGGCATGGGCACCGGCATGGAGTCGACCACCGGCATGGAGTCGACGACCGGCATGGAGTCGACGACCGGGATGGCGACGACCGGCATGACCTCGGGCACCGACACGCGCGGCACCGTGGGTCACGACACCTCCGGCCCGACCACCGACAACGCGATGACCCGCTCGGAGGAGCGGCTCGACGTCGGCACGCGGTCCGAGGAGGTCGGCCGGGCCCGGCTGCGCAAGTACGTCGTCACCGAGAACGTCACCGAGACGGTGCCGGTCTCGCGCGAGGAGGTCCGCCTCGAGCGCGAGCCCATCACCGACGCCAACATCGGCAACGCCATGGACGGGCCGGCCATCTCCGAGGAGGAGCACGAGGTCGTCCTGCACGCCGAGACCCCCGTCGTGGCCAAGGAGGCCGTGCCGGTCGAGCGCGTCCGCCTGGACAAGGAGACCGTGACCGAGCAGGCCACCGTCACCGAGGGCGTGCGCAAGGAGCAGATCGAGATGGAGGGCGACGCGGGCACGACCCGCGACCGCGGCATCTGA
- a CDS encoding ABC transporter permease, giving the protein MLSPPERAVPAPPADPGPRPGRLAAWVVRWRLALRLARRDARRAKGRTALVGLMVGLPVLAIVGGDVLFRSQDVTGDEFVASRLGPADALIQGHARERVWADPLYGELLQPPEEPGAPWTAEEVADRLPAGSSVVERQVGKILFRTDIGYATVEGYAEDLTGTSRADAYEVAEGRVPERDGEVAISRDMADRGIEVGDTLALTREDVPGTVVGVLEAPGLDGLHFVVVPPGEADLLVSPRTEFFAEVPGGLDWPAVQDLNGQGLVVLSGLVAQDPPPASEYQPPSWPAEAGRSNAEVAVAALIAAALLLEVVLLAGPAFAVGLRKQRRDLALLAANGGTAADLRRAVLASGLLLGGGAAVTGALVGIGVARGAIPVLENRTGATFGPFQVPVLDVLVVVAVGALAGLAAAYMPARQAARTDVVTTLSGRRGQVRTSWHLPVLGLIVAGAGLLLTVVGARGTGLPVAGGAVLLIAGVVLTTPWLVGLLAPLARRLPVPARLAVRDATRNRSRTAPAVAAVMATVAGVTTLAIGSASDSAQSERDYLPQAPMGAASISVFDADEAGWADVAAEVRGLLPGRDLVPVRTVRWTADDMTGLLVRADGCAGPMPECSWYPGAPGLLTMVGDIVVLDGEAVLAVTPPEHRDAVEAAYRPDRVLVFGSGAVDDSGMVTLQGTRWDEGSGTEELLGDVTLPATEIVPASPGTILRAPATVVVPPALADRLPVEMVTSRLLVGGPGAPVSEAEEQRLQEAITALSAESYVYVERGWSDELWVARLLLFAVGGLLVLVATLTATGLAVADARPDHATLAAVGAAPRTRRLMAMGSAAVIGVFGAALGVVAGLAPGIAVAHPLTTEVYGSGMGAVVVVPWDLLAAVAIGVPLLAVLVTGLVVRSRLPMARRVE; this is encoded by the coding sequence GTGCTGAGCCCTCCGGAGCGGGCGGTGCCGGCGCCGCCGGCCGACCCCGGCCCCCGGCCGGGCCGGCTCGCCGCCTGGGTGGTGCGCTGGCGGCTCGCACTGCGGCTGGCCCGGCGCGACGCCCGCCGGGCGAAGGGCCGGACGGCGCTGGTGGGGCTCATGGTCGGCCTGCCCGTCCTGGCGATCGTCGGCGGCGACGTGCTCTTCCGCAGCCAGGACGTGACCGGCGACGAGTTCGTTGCCAGCCGGCTCGGCCCGGCGGACGCGCTGATCCAGGGCCATGCGCGGGAACGGGTCTGGGCCGATCCCCTCTACGGCGAGCTCCTGCAGCCCCCGGAGGAGCCCGGCGCGCCCTGGACGGCCGAGGAGGTGGCCGACCGGCTGCCGGCCGGCTCGTCGGTGGTCGAGCGGCAGGTCGGCAAGATCCTGTTCCGGACCGACATCGGCTACGCCACCGTCGAGGGCTACGCGGAGGACCTCACCGGGACCTCCCGCGCCGACGCGTACGAGGTCGCGGAGGGGCGGGTGCCGGAGCGGGACGGCGAGGTGGCGATCAGCAGGGACATGGCGGACCGGGGCATCGAGGTCGGCGACACCCTGGCGCTGACCCGCGAGGACGTTCCCGGCACCGTCGTCGGGGTGCTGGAGGCGCCCGGGCTCGACGGGCTCCACTTCGTCGTGGTCCCGCCTGGTGAGGCCGACCTCCTGGTGAGCCCCCGCACGGAGTTCTTCGCCGAAGTCCCCGGCGGCCTGGACTGGCCGGCCGTCCAGGACCTCAACGGGCAGGGCCTCGTCGTCCTGTCCGGCTTGGTGGCACAGGACCCACCGCCGGCATCCGAGTACCAGCCGCCGAGCTGGCCGGCCGAGGCGGGACGGTCGAATGCCGAGGTGGCGGTCGCCGCGCTGATCGCCGCGGCCCTGCTGCTGGAGGTCGTCCTGCTGGCCGGCCCCGCCTTCGCCGTCGGGCTGCGGAAGCAGCGGCGGGACCTGGCGCTGCTGGCCGCCAACGGGGGCACGGCGGCGGACCTGCGCCGGGCGGTCCTGGCCTCCGGCCTCCTGCTCGGGGGCGGGGCCGCGGTGACGGGTGCGCTCGTCGGCATCGGGGTCGCCCGTGGCGCGATCCCGGTGCTCGAGAACCGGACCGGCGCCACGTTCGGGCCCTTCCAGGTGCCCGTGCTCGACGTCCTCGTGGTCGTGGCGGTCGGCGCCCTCGCCGGGCTGGCGGCCGCCTACATGCCGGCGCGGCAGGCCGCCCGGACCGACGTCGTCACCACCCTCAGCGGGCGTCGGGGGCAGGTCCGGACGTCGTGGCACCTGCCGGTGCTCGGCCTGATCGTCGCCGGCGCCGGCCTCCTGCTCACGGTCGTCGGCGCGCGGGGCACCGGGCTCCCGGTGGCCGGCGGGGCCGTGCTCCTCATCGCGGGCGTGGTCCTGACCACCCCCTGGCTGGTCGGTCTGCTCGCGCCGCTGGCCCGCCGGCTCCCGGTGCCCGCCCGGCTGGCCGTGCGGGACGCCACCCGGAACCGCTCCCGCACCGCGCCGGCGGTCGCCGCGGTCATGGCGACGGTGGCCGGGGTGACCACGCTCGCGATCGGCAGCGCCAGCGACAGCGCCCAGTCGGAGCGCGACTACCTGCCGCAGGCGCCCATGGGGGCGGCGTCGATCTCGGTCTTCGACGCCGACGAGGCGGGCTGGGCCGACGTCGCGGCGGAGGTGCGTGGGCTGCTGCCCGGCCGCGACCTCGTCCCGGTGCGGACGGTGCGGTGGACCGCGGACGACATGACGGGTCTCCTGGTGCGCGCCGACGGATGCGCCGGACCGATGCCTGAGTGCAGCTGGTACCCCGGCGCTCCCGGCCTGCTCACGATGGTGGGCGACATCGTCGTCCTCGACGGCGAGGCAGTCCTCGCCGTGACGCCACCGGAGCACCGGGACGCGGTGGAGGCGGCGTACCGGCCCGACCGCGTCCTGGTCTTCGGCTCGGGTGCGGTGGACGACAGCGGGATGGTCACCCTGCAGGGGACCCGCTGGGACGAGGGCTCCGGGACCGAGGAACTCCTGGGCGACGTCACGCTGCCTGCCACGGAGATCGTGCCGGCGTCGCCCGGGACGATCCTCCGCGCGCCGGCGACGGTCGTCGTCCCCCCGGCGCTGGCCGACCGGCTGCCCGTGGAGATGGTCACCTCGCGATTGCTGGTGGGCGGGCCGGGCGCACCGGTGTCCGAGGCCGAGGAGCAGCGCCTCCAGGAGGCGATCACCGCGCTCAGCGCGGAGTCCTACGTGTACGTCGAGCGTGGCTGGTCCGACGAGCTCTGGGTGGCCCGCCTGCTGCTGTTCGCAGTCGGCGGCCTGCTGGTGCTGGTGGCCACGCTCACCGCGACGGGGCTCGCCGTGGCCGACGCCCGGCCGGACCACGCCACGCTCGCCGCCGTCGGCGCGGCGCCGCGGACCCGGCGGCTCATGGCGATGGGCTCGGCCGCGGTGATCGGCGTGTTCGGCGCTGCGCTGGGGGTGGTGGCCGGACTGGCGCCGGGCATCGCGGTCGCCCATCCGCTGACGACGGAGGTGTACGGCTCGGGGATGGGCGCGGTCGTGGTCGTCCCCTGGGACCTCCTGGCCGCCGTGGCCATCGGCGTCCCGCTGCTCGCGGTGCTGGTGACCGGCCTGGTCGTCCGGTCGCGGTTGCCGATGGCGCGCCGCGTGGAGTGA
- a CDS encoding MoaD/ThiS family protein, producing the protein MAVTVRYFAGARAASGVDTETREAATLDELVAQLVEAHGQHLERVLTACSFLVDGTTTRNRALVLSPGAVVDVLPPFAGG; encoded by the coding sequence GTGGCGGTGACCGTCCGCTACTTCGCCGGGGCACGGGCGGCGTCCGGCGTCGACACCGAGACGCGCGAGGCGGCCACGCTCGACGAACTGGTCGCCCAGCTCGTCGAGGCGCACGGCCAGCACCTCGAGCGGGTGCTGACGGCGTGCTCGTTCCTGGTCGACGGAACCACGACCCGCAACCGGGCGTTGGTGCTGTCACCCGGGGCGGTGGTGGACGTGCTGCCCCCGTTTGCCGGCGGATGA